From the genome of Brassica oleracea var. oleracea cultivar TO1000 chromosome C4, BOL, whole genome shotgun sequence:
TGCTGTTGGTAGCCGGCGGATCGCCCAGTTGGCCGATATTGTTGATTATCGGTGGGGCGTGGTTGGTTGTAGGACATCTCGAGCAAACCCTAATCGTCGCAGTTTTTTTCGAAGCTAATCCTAAAGCTATGTGATGGAGTGAAACGATGGTGAGGGAGATAAAATTAGGGTTTTATTGGACGGACTTGATTTTAGGAACAAGAAAATAGAAAGAGATGAAGGGGAAACAAAAAAAAGGAATATAAGAGAGAGAGAGATTGTTTAGTGAAACAAAGTCTGGTGCTATTTTGAAAAATAATCTGAGATTTTAGGGGTATATGTGTTAATTTGTAAAGTTTACTTGTAGCCTAATACTTTGGTTTCGGTCAATGCAAAGAACATATCAAACTAGAGAGCGCTTTCAGGAGATCGCGATAAAAACTGTTCGTTACAAATATTTCGAGAGAGATTGAAAACAAATTATAAAATCAAATCAAATCTATTCTTTAATAAAAATATTTAAAGTTTATCTTTACCTTCATTGATTTACTGAAAAAAAACATTGCAGATAATAAGTGAAAGATTTTTTTTAATATGTCGGTTGTATTTGTATATAAAGTGTGCGTTGACAAATGCTGGATTTTCCACGTAAAAACAAATAAATAAATGCTTTGATAAAAGAACAAATACATGCATACTGAAATAACTTTTATTAAATTTGAGATGACAAATGACACGTATGGAAAGAAAGAACGTCTATACTTTCACACTTGTAATAATAATCTAAAATTACAAAATTGTTTTGGAAAATATAGCCAGTGTTTTTTTAGAATAAATAAAACAATGAAAGAACTCTTCTCCGATGTACACCACAAAACTAGGCATATTGGAAAAAGAAATTAAGTACATGTTCAAATTACAATGAACCAAAAAAACATTCATCTGTATGTGATATGCTCCATATGCAGGCTTTATGATTTTAAGTTTAACTAGCGATTTATAGGGGTTTCTTAAAAATAGTGTGCTATATAACGATTTTTCTTTTAATTTCAAGCTGAGACGTCAAATCATACATTTGAAACTGAATATATACGCATTCTTTGTCCATATGGTTAGGTGGTCTAGGCATTTAGCTATAAGTTAATATATATTCGTTGCGTACATAGCATAAGCTTACTCTTAGTAGAAAGTTAGGTAATCTCTTTCTGTATTGGGTGGTTTAATATTTTTGTGTTTTGTGAACATAAGAATTTACTTTTAAGAGTATTTGCAGATCTATCCAATTGTTTTATTTTGTTTCGCCTGTTAAAATGATAACAAAACACTACATTTCCATATATGTATTGCAGGTAGAAAAAATCTTTGATCTCTTGTAGACGTATTTTTGATTTTTTTCTATGACCTGGTCCTGAAGTTTATCTTTGATACAAGAACGGAAACCCATTATGATACCAGTGGGTCTTAGTGGGCTACATGTTCTTACGGGAGAAGCCCATCTAAACTGATAACATTATTTTTACAATGAAATTTTGATTTATGAAATATAATGTGGCAAGTCTAATTATACTATTTTATGGCGGTATACATGTTTAAGAACATCCCAATGCACATTATCATATGTGCCAAGTGCATGTAATGAAAAATGATGATCTTGTTATCTTGGTTCCATTTGTATTATTCACACCTTGTCTTTAGTTTAGAGAGAATTTTTTGATAGCAGAAACTAACACATTGCAAAGTTAACATTCTGTCCACAAATATCTTGAAGGTCTCCTGGATCACATCACTCTCTTCTTTACCCTTTCCTGGCTAGATTTGTCGGAACTAAGGACGAGATGTTGCCGAGAACATCTTCAAGGAGCAAGCTAATATGCAGTTCTGAAGCAAGTGTCCAACTGGTAGGCACCCACAAACAAAGCCAATCGCTTCCATAAAAGTGCCAAAATTTGTAAACTAGTTTTTAAAGAAAGCAAATCAAACACAGACAGAGATAATACTAAGATTCAATGTTACTCAAAAGTATTGTTTAGTACTAGCATGAAGGGAGATGTTAAAGTTTAAACAAAACACGAGTATAAGTGGACATTGTGAAATCCCTGAGTCAACATCTAAGATAAACTCCCCTTATCTTGATATATGGTAAGATAATAAACGGATGTGAGTCATTACGTGATCTAAGTTAGTTTATAAAAGCATCTCCAAAAGAAACTCTATAACTCCAAATATAGAGTTTTTTGCTCTCCAAAAAGAAACTTCAAAACTTCAAATTTGAAGTTTCATCTTTTTATTTGCATTTTGGTCCTTACAATTATACATCGTATTTATAATTCTTAAATATTTCTTTGTTTTTTGTTTTAATCCTTAAAACTTTTATATCTCATAAATATTCAAATTTGTTTTATAAATTTAAGTTTACACATGAAATTAAATAAAAATTTTAAAACAAGATTTATAATATTTTAAAACTAGAATTAAACAACAAGAATATTACAAAAAACCATAATAAAAACTTATTAAAAACCCATGAAGACATAATTATTACTCAAATTTAAATATTATAACAACACTAATAGTTTGGTAAATTTGCTCCGGAACCTCCCAAATCTCCAAAATATTGTCCAAACAAATTTTGTGTAACCGAAGATGATTGTTGTTGTTGCTCTTGACGCCTTTTTCGTACGATTCTTTCTTGTTCAGATCGAATGTATTCACGAATATTAACATCATCATCGATAGAAGCTAAGTTTTTTAGCAATATTTTATTTTCTTTTACTTCTTTAAAAGCTAACTTTTTTGCTTCATTTTGCAGTCGTAGTTCAATCATCCCATGACCTTTTTCCTTGCTTGTTGTACTTTCGTTTAAAAGATCAAGGATTTTTTCGTTTGATGATATCAAACTATCAGCGGGTATATTATGAGGATATCCGATTTCAACAATTTTTGGCTCGTAATCTACAAATACAAAATAAAGAGAATCATTTCTTACTTCGAAATGCACTAGTTGATCCACTACCAGAGCATTACGGAAATAATTTTATGAAATAATGTACTATTTTGCTTGCAGTTTAATATTTAATTATGTACTTTTATTTATAATTTTATATTTTAGTGTAAGATTTTTTTAATTAATATTTCTGTAATATTTATATATATGTACTAGTTATTTATAGAAGTTTTATGAATTTACATCAACTATGACAAATATAANNNNNNNNNNNNNNNNNNNNNNNNNNNNNNNNNNNNNNNNNNNNNNNNNNNNNNNNNNNNNNNNNNNNNNNNNNNNNNNNNNNNNNNNNNNNNNNNNNNNNNNNNNNNNNNNNNNNNNNNNNNNNNNNNNNNNNNNNNNNNNNNNNNNNNNNNNNNNNNNNNNNNNNNNNNNNNNNNNNNNNNNNNNNNNNNNNNNNNNNNNNNNNNNNNNNNNNNNNNNNNNNNNNNNNNNNNNNNNNNNNNNNNNNNNNNNNNNNNNNNNNNNNNNNNNNNNNNNNNNNNNNNNNNNNNNNNNNNNNNNNNNNNNNNNNNNNNNNNNNNNNNNNNNNNNNNNNNNNNNNNNNNNNNNNNNNNNNNNNNNNNNNNNNNNNNNNNNNNNNNNNNNNNNNNNNNNNNNNNNNNNNNNNNNNNNNNNNNNNNNNNNNNNNNNNNNNNNNNNNNNNNNNNNNNNNNNNNNNNNNNNNNNNNNNNNNNNNNNNNNNNNNNNNNNNNNNNNNNNNNNNNNNNNNNNNNNNNNNNNNNNNNNNNNNNNNNNNNNNNNNNNNNNNNNNNNNNNNNNNNNNNNNNNNNNNNNNNNNNNNNNNNNNNNNNNNNNNNNNNNNNNNNNNNNNNNNNNNNNNNNNNNNNNNNNNNNNNNNNNNNNNNNNNNNNNNNNNNNNNNNNNNNNNNNNNNNNNNNNNNNNNNNNNNNNNNNNNNNNNNNNNNNNNNNNNNNNNNNNNNNNNNNNNNNNNNNNNNNNNNNNNNNNNNNNNNNNNNNNNNNNNNNNNNNNNNNNNNNNNNNNNNNNNNNNNNNNNNNNNNNNNNNNNNNNNNNNNNNNNNNNNNNNNNNNNNNNNNNNNNNNNNNNNNNNNNNNNNNNNNNNNNNNNNNNNNNNNNNNNNNNNNNNNNNNNNNNNNNNNNNNNNNNNNNNNNNNNNNNNNNNNNNNNNNNNNNNNNNNNNNNNNNNNNNNNNNNNNNNNNNNNNNNNNNNNNNNNNNNNNNNNNNNNNNNNNNNNNNNNNNNNNNNNNNNNNNNNNNNNNNNNNNNNNNNNNNNNNNNNNNNNNNNNNNNNNNNNNNNNNNNNNNNNNNNNNNNNNNNNNNNNNNNNNNNNNNNNNNNNNNNNNNNNNNNNNNNNNNNNNNNNNNNNNNNNNNNNNNNNNNNNNNNNNNNNNNNNNNNNNNNNNNNNNNNNNNNNNNNNNNNNNNNNNNNNNNNNNNNTATGTCCAAAAACGCATCGATCGATCACTAGTTCGTCGGAATTTCCTCGGAATATTCTGACGGATTGATGTTTCCTCGGAATTCCGTCGGTATATTCCGAGGAAATTCCTCGGGAAATTCCGAGGATTTCATTTTCCGTCGGAATGTCCGTCAGAATACCGCTGTTTTCTTGTAGTGATCATATATGGAAGCATTACGGAAATAATTTTATGGAATAATGTACTATTTGCTTGTAGTTTAATATTTAATTATGTACTTTTATTTATAATTTTACTAGGGTCGGCCCGGGCTACGCCTGAGATTTTTTTTTTTAAAATTTAAATGTTGATTGTATATTATTATGTTTATTTTATTTATAAATATTATAATCTATTATAAAAAATATAAGTAGCCAAACTATTGTAAAATCAATTTAAATTATTCATTGTTCAATTACGCATTATAATATTTTTAATATCCATTTTTTTGTTATTAGAAATTATATATAAGGTGATGAGTAGAATAAACAAAAATTATTATTATTTAGTTATGGTGTTTAATTGATTATGTCGAATAAGGTGATACTGTGTCGTTTAGGAGTGATAGAGATGTAAAGCGTGTGCTGATTTGATGTTATACCTATTAGAGTGTGTGTTGTTTCTGTGTTGACTCTTGAGAATGTGTGTTGTTTTAATGACTTTAACTAAGCGTGTTTGTCATCTTACATAGGATCCACATAAAACCTAAATTTATTTACACAAACATTTCTTTTCACGCCGTAAACTAATTCTCTCAACTAAACTCATCTCTTTCAATTGTCAAAGCAACCCTTTGACAGAAACCGTAAACTCATCCCTATCAAATCTTGACTCTGCGTAAATCGAAAGCAAACATTCTTTTTTTTTCTTTTGGCTTTTTGAACTTTTTTGCGGATAACCCGCTAGACCCGCTTGATTGATGCGGGGTGGGTGCGGTTATCGAAATCCGGTCATGCGGGTCTTGCGGGTATAATTTTCAAGTGAAAAATGAGTTTAACCCGCAGCGGGGCGGGTTGAGCGGGGCGGATCTGACCCGCTTCCCAGGCCTAATCATGGGTCTAGAGGAAGCAGCATGATTGAAACAGTTACCAACGGCGTTAGGATGCGTCTCCGTTCTTCACTGCTGTCGTATTAGGGTTAGCAAAACTCAGACTTATTCGGCCAGTTATGCTTTCTTTATCACAGCCCAATAACATGTAAAATAATGAAGCCCAATAAGATGATGTTAATGAAACGCTGCGTTTCTTCTCCCTGGACACGTGGCAGCACTACAAACTTCGACTTTCTGACCTGGCGCTGACGTGGATGCACAGGAGTGAAGCAAACATATTTTTATATATATAGATATTTTAGTGTAAGATTTTTTTAATTAATATTTCTGTAATATTTATATATATGTACTAGTTATTTATAGAAGTTTTATGAATTTACATCAACTATAACAAATATAAGGACCATAGTATAAAATATAAATAATTTTGAAGTTAGGTTTGAAGTTTTACTTTTGGAGAATAATACATTGAAACTTCAAATATAGAGTTTTGGAAACTTGAAAATAGAGTTTCTTTTTGAAGATGCTCTAAGAAAGAGCAAACAAGACGTGAGCTCTTTTATGTACTAGATAGTCTATATTGTATATCCTTGTCATTTGTCAATGTGAGGTTAACATCTAAGCTTTTATATTGGCACTTTTTCTCTATAGAAACTGCTTTGCCTTGGGTAGCAAGTTCGAAGCCCTATTTTTCAACAAAGCAAAAAGACAACCATGTGACTGTCTATTCAAATGTCCTGGAGGAGCCAATTTACCTCGATTGCAACAGTAACCTGAATAATTTTGTACTACAATAACCATGTTAAATAAAGGTCTTACAATTTATTTGTCTGAAGCCTAACCAGCATTTGATGCTAATTTTGCTTCGGAGAGCTTCAGGAGATTCATTTAGCAAAAAAAGAGTTTCAGGAGATTCGCGGGCACCACAAATGTAGTAAATGTCATGGACCACGAATGTAAATCTCATGGACCCTCTCTTTCATTTAAATGCTTGGGTTATTAGCAACTTTTAACAAAGTTGTGCTTGGGTTTTCGAGATAATATATTGATACTTGTGTCATAAGTGATTCAAATTCAATAGCTTTGTGGGTCTGTGTTGAACTGGACTAGAGAGGAGCAAATTGTGAAAATCAAGATAATCTTTTCTAAGGCGAAGACAAAAACTAAGTCAAAACTGTCGCACTCTTCTTTACTCAACCCATAACACATGTGTCAAGATTCAGTTAATTTCAAAATTTTGACCGCCGCATTCATAATCACAGTACTGAATGATTAGTTTAATGACCTTTGACCATATCAATATAGCATAGTACTAGTAAATACCGGCTAGCTACCGTGGCTCCGTTGTGTATGTTTATAGGTCCAACCTGATCCCGGTTCGGTGGAAACTATTTTGAATTTTGCTTTGATTAGACTGCAGTTTACAATTAAAAGACATAACAAGATTAGTCATATGCGATGATGATTGATTATAGTCAGTCAACCCCTAAAAAAATATTGATCGGACCAGGCTTTCAACACTATTGCGACATTGATAAATAATCAAAGATGTCATTCATATGAAGTAATGGTATTATCATAATTAATTTGTAAGCCGAAGAAAGCATTTTCATATAAGAAAAATACCAATGACACTACATTGCTTCTCCTAATATTCTACGGACAAGCTCCATCTACAAATTACAATCACGAAAGAGAAAATATATTACAAAATAAAAGAAAACCAAAAGTACTTTTAACTACACTTTTCTTTCTGATTATTCAACCACAAGCCAAATAAAAAGGCTGAATTTGGAAAAATCCATGAATCTTTAGGAATCACGAGGATTACACTCAGCGCTAGTCAAACATTGACCAGACTCCCCCATCAGAAACTCAACGGCGGTGATGAACTCTACCTAAATCCACGAGCTTCTTCGATCTATTCGCACAAAACGACGCCGCTTCTGCGATATGTGGCTTTTCCAACACCGTTACCTCGCCGGCACTTCCAACAACCTCCGATGGAAATCTGGTTTTCCGTTTAAACGGACAGTGAGGCTTGGCTCTCACCAAAGGACTCAAGCAGAACCTCATTCCCGTCACAATCTTCGTCCTTCCCGGAGTTTTCGTCGCCGGTGTTCTTCTCGGCGTTTCTTCAACTGATTCCGACGGTGGCTCATTTTCATCTCTAGCAGGAGACATTCCACGACAGAAAACTCTTTGTGGTCGACGATGGCCGGAGATGGCGTCTTCTACGTAGCACGCGGTGGTCGGTTGCTTCTTGGAACGTACGGTGGAGAGAAAGGAAGAAAACCACGAAGACTCCGAACCATCGCATGAAAATCTAGAAACCGGTTTACGATCGGAACCGTAATTTATTGAAACCGGTTTACGATCTGAACCGTAATCTTCAGATCTTGCTCTGAATAGATTAGAGATTCTCGAAGCTTTACCTCCTTTAGATTTAGACGATCGATGCGATTCGAAGTCTTTGCATGAGAATCCTAGATCCACCTGAGGCGCGGCGAGGAACCGGCGATCTCCACCTCCGGCGTCGGATTTTCTACCGGTTACGTAAGGAGAAACAGAGCGAGGGAAGATCAGAAGCGGAGGTGGTTTATTAGATTTCCGCGGTTGACGATTGCTGTTGTTATCTTCGGCGGCGGCGTGAGCGGCGAGGGAGAGGAGACGTTCACGGAGACAAGAAGCGCAGACGCCGCCGAGGTTGCTGGTGAAATCGACGGTGTGTCTTTTACACCTCATCGGAGGGAAAGGGAAAATGGCGTTTCGGAGAGAGGTGATGTTTTGTTTGCGGAAAGCCTTTTTTAGTCGCCGAAAGTTTCAGTGAGTTATAGTGATGTGACAGCCTGTTAGATGAGGAGGATCTGGTGGTAAAGATTTTGTCTTCTTCTAATAAGATCTATCTGTTTTTAGATAGAGAGAGAAATGACTTGGAGGAGAGAGATAAAGCATTCTTTGTTCTGTCGGGATAAAGACGGTACCTACGAGAACATCCCTATGCCCCTCTAATACTTCCTCTTTTCATATTAATTTTTATTAATATTTATATTTTTTCTTTCATTAATAATATTTGAAAAGATTAACGTTTTAATTTTGTGGCACATGTTAATAAACTATGTGTTTTCCTGCACCATATATGCAGTAAGTAACTTTTTAAACTTAACTTAAATTTAAAAATAAATTTTATTAAATATTATAGATTTTACTATTTTCTTACTAATATTTAATATAGATTGGATATATATTAAATCAATTTGTATAAAACTAATAAAAATAATATAAAATTGTATAACTATAAAAAATTTAGCCTAAACAATATTTATAAAATTTGTAGATATATAAGAAACTAATGATCTTACGATTAGATATTTAAATTTTTTAAAAATTGTAGAAATTTTTGAAAGCTTTAGTAATACAAATTGTATAATTATACAAAATAATAATATT
Proteins encoded in this window:
- the LOC106339463 gene encoding uncharacterized protein LOC106339463, giving the protein MRCKRHTVDFTSNLGGVCASCLRERLLSLAAHAAAEDNNSNRQPRKSNKPPPLLIFPRSVSPYVTGRKSDAGGGDRRFLAAPQVDLGFSCKDFESHRSSKSKGGKASRISNLFRARSEDYGSDRKPVSINYGSDRKPVSRFSCDGSESSWFSSFLSTVRSKKQPTTACYVEDAISGHRRPQRVFCRGMSPARDENEPPSESVEETPRRTPATKTPGRTKIVTGMRFCLSPLVRAKPHCPFKRKTRFPSEVVGSAGEVTVLEKPHIAEAASFCANRSKKLVDLGRVHHRR